A window of the Brassica oleracea var. oleracea cultivar TO1000 chromosome C1, BOL, whole genome shotgun sequence genome harbors these coding sequences:
- the LOC106332293 gene encoding uncharacterized protein LOC106332293, with the protein IAEKSSGSSVSSPVTSKKTPAGAKTVKTMKKEKIPEAVTQSKAKPVLRSSTIERLAVARTAPKETQQKPVTKKASKPVGTRQKKPQEKKPSKKSPGLSRDPSLEIKETVEEETQSYLPVKQADELLPAASPLDEFKDIKEMHSLPNETIRNKIRLSSLVVETGPPR; encoded by the coding sequence ATCGCTGAGAAGAGTTCTGGTAGTAGTGTATCAAGTCCCGTAACCTCCAAGAAAACTCCTGCTGGAGCCAAAACCGTGAAGACCATGAAGAAGGAGAAGATCCCTGAAGCTGTGACACAGTCCAAGGCTAAGCCGGTGCTGAGAAGCTCCACCATTGAGCGCCTTGCTGTTGCCAGGACAGCACCAAAGGAAACGCAACAAAAACCAGTCACTAAAAAAGCATCAAAACCTGTAGGAACAAGACAGAAAAAACCTCAAGAGAAGAAACCTAGTAAAAAAAGTCCGGGACTTTCTCGTGACCCGAGTCTCGAAATCAAGGAAACAGTTGAAGAAGAAACACAGTCTTACTTGCCGGTGAAGCAAGCTGATGAACTTCTTCCTGCTGCTTCTCCTCTTGATGAGTTCAAAGACATTAAAGAGATGCATAGCTTGCCGAATGAAACCATCAGAAACAAGATCAGACTAAGTTCACTG